The Streptococcus viridans genome includes a window with the following:
- a CDS encoding nicotinate phosphoribosyltransferase, whose product MYPDDSLTLHTDLYQINMMQVYFEQGIHNKKAVFEAYFRQQPFKNGYAVFAGLERIVNYLKNLRFSESDIAYLESLGYEGAFLDYLKNFKMELTVRSAKEGDLVFANEPIVQVEGPLAQCQLVETALLNIVNFQTLIATKAARIKSVIEDEPLMEFGTRRAQEMDAAIWGTRAAVIGGASGTSNVRAGKLFDIPVLGTHAHALVQVYGDDYQAFKAYAETHRNCVFLVDTYDTLRIGVPAAIQVAREMGDRINFLGVRIDSGDIAYISKKVRQQLDEAGFTKAKIYASNDLDENTILNLKMQKAKIDVWGVGTKLITAYDQPALGAVYKIVAIEDENGQMRNTIKLSNNAEKVSTPGKKQVWRITSREKGKSEGDYITYDGVDVNELTEIKMFHPTYTYIKKTVRDFDAIPLLVDIFKDGKQVYELPALMDIQAYARKEFDKLWDEYKRVLNPQHYPVDLAKDVWQDKMDLIDQMRQKALGGEEE is encoded by the coding sequence ATGTACCCAGATGATAGTTTAACTCTCCATACAGATTTGTACCAAATCAATATGATGCAAGTTTACTTTGAACAAGGTATTCACAATAAAAAGGCAGTCTTCGAAGCCTATTTCCGTCAGCAGCCCTTTAAAAATGGCTATGCCGTCTTTGCGGGTCTTGAGCGCATTGTCAACTATTTGAAGAATCTACGTTTTTCTGAGTCAGATATTGCCTACTTAGAATCCTTAGGCTACGAAGGAGCCTTCCTAGATTACCTGAAAAATTTTAAAATGGAATTGACCGTTCGTTCTGCCAAAGAAGGGGATCTGGTCTTTGCCAATGAGCCGATTGTTCAAGTAGAAGGACCACTTGCCCAGTGTCAGTTGGTCGAAACGGCCCTCCTCAATATTGTCAACTTCCAAACCTTGATTGCCACAAAAGCAGCTCGGATCAAGTCTGTGATCGAAGACGAACCTTTGATGGAGTTCGGGACTCGTAGAGCACAAGAAATGGATGCGGCTATTTGGGGAACCCGTGCAGCCGTTATTGGAGGTGCTAGCGGGACTAGTAACGTTCGTGCAGGAAAACTCTTTGATATTCCAGTACTTGGAACCCATGCCCATGCCTTGGTGCAGGTCTATGGCGATGATTATCAAGCTTTTAAGGCCTATGCTGAGACCCACCGCAACTGTGTCTTCCTAGTGGATACCTATGATACGTTACGTATCGGAGTTCCAGCTGCGATTCAGGTGGCGCGTGAGATGGGCGATCGTATCAACTTCCTAGGCGTGCGGATTGACTCTGGAGATATTGCCTACATCTCGAAAAAAGTTCGCCAGCAGTTGGATGAAGCTGGTTTCACAAAAGCGAAGATCTATGCCTCAAATGATTTGGATGAAAACACCATCCTCAACTTGAAGATGCAAAAGGCTAAAATTGATGTCTGGGGTGTCGGAACCAAGTTGATCACGGCCTATGACCAACCAGCCCTTGGAGCAGTCTATAAGATTGTTGCTATCGAAGACGAAAATGGTCAAATGAGAAACACCATCAAGCTGTCTAACAATGCTGAGAAGGTCTCAACTCCAGGGAAGAAGCAAGTTTGGCGCATTACCAGTCGGGAAAAGGGCAAATCTGAAGGGGATTACATCACTTACGATGGAGTAGATGTCAATGAACTGACAGAAATCAAGATGTTCCATCCGACCTATACCTATATCAAGAAGACGGTTCGTGATTTTGACGCCATCCCGCTCTTGGTTGATATTTTCAAAGATGGAAAACAAGTCTACGAATTGCCAGCTTTGATGGATATCCAAGCCTATGCTCGGAAGGAATTCGATAAGCTCTGGGATGAGTACAAACGTGTTCTCAATCCACAACATTACCCAGTGGACTTAGCCAAGGATGTATGGCAAGATAAGATGGACCTGATTGATCAGATGCGTCAGAAAGCCTTGGGAGGTGAAGAAGAATGA
- the nadE gene encoding ammonia-dependent NAD(+) synthetase: MSLQEDIIAQLGVKPVIDPQEEIRRSIDFLKDYLQKHPFLKTFVLGISGGQDSTLAGRLAQLAMEEMRAETGDASYQFVAVRLPYGVQADEADAQKALAFIQPDVSLVVNIKESVDAMERAVEATGTDVSDFNKGNIKARSRMIAQYALAGAYSGAVIGTDHAAENITGFFTKFGDGGADILPLYRLNKRQGKQLLQVLGADPALYEKVPIADLEEEKPGIADEVALGVTYAEIDDYLEGKSVSPEAQATIENWWHKGQHKRHLPITVFDTFWR, from the coding sequence ATGAGCCTACAAGAAGACATTATTGCCCAATTAGGGGTCAAGCCGGTCATTGATCCTCAAGAAGAGATTCGCCGGTCGATTGATTTTTTGAAGGACTACTTGCAAAAACATCCTTTTCTAAAGACCTTTGTCTTAGGAATTTCGGGAGGACAGGACTCGACTTTAGCGGGTCGCCTAGCTCAATTGGCCATGGAGGAAATGCGGGCAGAGACTGGAGATGCCAGTTATCAGTTTGTTGCAGTCCGCTTGCCCTACGGTGTCCAAGCGGATGAAGCAGATGCCCAAAAGGCCTTGGCCTTCATCCAGCCAGATGTCAGCCTAGTCGTGAACATCAAGGAATCGGTCGATGCCATGGAGCGTGCTGTCGAAGCGACAGGAACGGATGTCTCAGACTTTAATAAGGGAAATATCAAGGCACGGAGTCGGATGATTGCTCAGTATGCCTTGGCAGGTGCCTATAGCGGAGCCGTCATTGGGACGGACCATGCGGCTGAAAATATCACTGGATTCTTTACCAAGTTTGGAGATGGTGGAGCCGATATCCTTCCGCTTTACCGCCTCAACAAGCGCCAAGGCAAGCAGTTACTTCAGGTGCTAGGAGCTGATCCAGCCTTGTATGAGAAGGTACCGATTGCAGATTTGGAAGAGGAGAAGCCGGGTATCGCTGACGAAGTAGCTCTTGGGGTGACCTATGCAGAAATTGATGACTACCTGGAAGGGAAATCAGTTAGCCCAGAAGCTCAAGCAACCATTGAAAATTGGTGGCACAAAGGCCAACACAAACGTCAT